A window of the Lactuca sativa cultivar Salinas chromosome 5, Lsat_Salinas_v11, whole genome shotgun sequence genome harbors these coding sequences:
- the LOC111899973 gene encoding protein LONGIFOLIA 1, with translation MAAKLLHSLADDNPDLQKQIGCMTGVFHIFDRHHIVPGRRFPGHSPKRFPPGSPQFDNGTTESESSNSYQRQYISEKHSNKIVQDKHRVSTESSRDSFSSMSRSSSFSSIDCNINRTTTTHPEPDQIVFPETPSRDTPRPQSCGSRQSVDLRDVVKDSMYRSQTPEHNHREFQEPNWYYNEPRELSRSKSYQFRDGSSYHPVPKDCPRFSYDGRETNRLLFQSKTMNSNSKQVEDLPRLSLDSRESSTRSLNTVSRNPTPSVVAKLMGLDTLPDSGSGSGSGSGSGSGSGSTKELGLGPIRTTPVESLKGSDYFGPIKMQNFSRTTLKEPTSPSWKNADMKPSSRFPMEPAPWKQRDGGARSPQRPGSRVMKSPTKIQSPYSSVYGEVDKRLKDLQFTQSGKDLRALKQILEAMQSMESRKEGNQSMESRKEGTQVMVKRHSVSNSSQNERFSDRGRSHQNPYDSPIVIMKPGKLVERSGMHVAEFPISIPKTTRRENGGGRHTITNTNTKTPTKQQNSVTNSGKISGAISPRLQQKRAELERRSRPPTPPVADSGKSKKQLTRQLSDTTSPGGRRRPKYSNIQQNDDQYHGQMSQEVVNTPEFSQQIDNMQSPSSIQEKSSLIQREDESHDPEYPSPVSVLDDAVYMDDSPSPVKHMLKTLKDDATTEAPNEKFIKNKWEKPDNNTLPDITCSSGISITSEINRKKLQNIEHLVQKLTRLNSSHDEAHTDYIASLCENTKPDDRYISEILLASGLLLRDLKTFQFHSSGHPINPELFLVLEQTKFSNLAKDNCTPEKLLKKEKLHRKLIFDTVNEVLTGKFGLLVPCASFKIVKKTLNAQKLLRDLCLEIEELQVRKKREDVSLEEEDDDGFKSIMWEEVLNKAESWTDYDGELPVIALEVERLIFKDLVNEVVLGEAADGRRIKPGRRCRQLFSK, from the exons ATGGCTGCAAAGCTTTTGCATTCACTAGCAGATGACAACCCAGATCTGCAAAAGCAAATAGGATGTATGACCGGTGTCTTTCACATCTTTGATCGCCACCATATTGTTCCCGGAAGACGCTTTCCCGGCCACAGCCCTAAGAGATTCCCTCCTG GTTCCCCGCAGTTCGACAATGGAACCACTGAAAGCGAGTCAAGTAACTCATACCAGAGACAATACATTTCG GAAAAACATTCAAACAAGATTGTACAAGACAAACACAGGGTATCAACAGAATCATCACGAGACTCTTTCTCATCAATGTCTAGATCATCTTCTTTCTCCTCTATAGACTGCAACATCAATCGTACTACAACAACACATCCAGAACCAGATCAGATCGTGTTCCCAGAAACCCCTTCAAGAGACACCCCAAGGCCCCAATCGTGTGGGTCCCGTCAGAGTGTTGACCTTCGGGACGTGGTCAAAGACTCCATGTACAGATCACAAACACCTGAACATAACCATCGAGAATTTCAAGAACCAAATTGGTATTACAATGAACCTCGAGAACTTTCAAGATCAAAATCTTATCAATTTAGAGATGGGTCGAGTTATCATCCAGTACCCAAAGATTGCCCCCGGTTTTCTTATGATGGAAGGGAAACAAATCGTTTATTGTTTCAATCAAAAACCATGAATTCAAATTCAAAGCAAGTGGAAGATCTTCCAAGACTTTCTTTAGATAGTAGAGAGAGTTCAACACGTAGTCTCAATACAGTTTCAAGAAACCCAACTCCTAGTGTTGTAGCCAAGTTGATGGGATTGGATACTTTGCCtgattccggttccggttccggttctggttctggttccggttccggttccggttccaccAAAGAATTGGGATTGGGCCCGATTAGAACAACCCCAGTTGAGTCTTTAAAAGGAAGTGATTATTTTGGGCCtataaaaatgcaaaatttttCAAGAACCACATTGAAAGAACCAACATCTCCATCATGGAAGAATGCTGACATGAAACCGAGTTCAAGATTCCCGATGGAACCGGCTCCATGGAAGCAACGGGATGGTGGGGCCCGGAGTCCTCAGAGGCCGGGTTCTCGTGTGATGAAATCACCAACCAAGATTCAGAGCCCTTACTCTTCTGTTTATGGTGAAGTTGATAAAAGATTGAAAGATCTTCAGTTTACACAATCGGGAAAGGATCTGAGAGCTCTTAAGCAGATTCTAGAAGCAATGCAGTCAATGGAATCACGGAAAGAAGGGAATCAGTCAATGGAATCCCGGAAAGAAGGAACACAAGTTATGGTGAAACGACATTCTGTTTCCAATTCCAGTCAGAATGAAAGATTTTCAGATCGTGGAAGATCTCATCAAAACCCTTATGATTCCCCCATTGTGATCATGAAACCTGGAAAGCTTGTTGAAAGATCGGGTATGCATGTTGCAGAATTCCCCATTAGTATTCCTAAAACTACAAGAAGAGAGAATGGTGGTggaagacatacaattacaaatacaaatacaaagACTCCAACAAAACAACAAAATTCGGTGACAAATTCCGGGAAGATTTCCGGGGCTATCAGCCCGAGATTACAACAGAAACGGGCTGAGTTGGAGCGGCGATCTCGGCCGCCAACACCTCCGGTGGCGGATTCCGGTAAGTCAAAGAAACAGTTGACCAGACAGCTGTCGGATACGACTTCACCTGGTGGAAGAAGGAGGCCGAAATATTCAAACATTCAACAAAATGATGATCAGTACCATGGTCAAATGTCTCAAGAAGTGGTCAACACTCCTGAATTTTCTCAACAAATTGATAACATGCAGAGTCCTAGCTCAATACAAGAG AAATCGAGTTTGATCCAGAGGGAGGATGAATCACATGATCCAGAATATCCAAGTCCGGTTTCTGTTCTTGATGATGCTGTTTATATGGATGATTCCCCTTCTCCTGTGAAACATATGCTCAAGACTTTGAAAG ATGATGCTACTACTGAAGCACCTAATGAGAAGTTCATCAAGAATAAATGGGAAAAACCGGACAATAATACCCTTCCAGACATAACATGTTCTTCGGGTATTAGTATCACATCCGAAATAAACCGAAAAAAGCTACAAAACATCGAACACTTGGTTCAAAAACTCACAAGGCTGAATTCAAGTCATGATGAAGCACACACAGATTACATTGCATCTTTATGTGAAAACACAAAGCCTGATGACAGATACATCTCAGAGATCTTGTTAGCTTCTGGGCTTCTTTTAAGAGACCTCAAAACTTTCCAGTTTCACTCTTCTGGACACCCTATTAACCCTGAGTTATTTCTAGTATTGGAACAAACCAAATTCAGCAATCTAGCAAAAGACAATTGTACCCCTGAAAAGCTTCTCAAAAAGGAAAAACTCCATAGGAAGCTTATCTTTGACACTGTGAATGAGGTTCTTACAGGGAAATTCGGGTTGTTGGTGCCTTGTGCTTCTTTTAAGATTGTGAAGAAGACATTGAATGCTCAGAAACTTTTGAGGGATTTGTGTTTGGAGATAGAAGAGTTGCAGGTGAGAAAGAAGAGAGAAGATGTGAGTTTGGAGGAGGAAGATGATGATGGTTTTAAGAGTATTATGTGGGAGGAGGTGTTGAATAAGGCAGAAAGTTGGACGGATTATGATGGTGAATTGCCTGTTATTGCTTTGGAAGTTGAAAGATTGATTTTTAAGGATTTGGTTAATGAAGTTGTTTTGGGGGAGGCTGCTGATGGTAGAAGAATAAAGCCTGGAAGACGTTGCAGACAGTTGTTTTCAAAGTag